In one Longimicrobium sp. genomic region, the following are encoded:
- a CDS encoding DUF3488 and transglutaminase-like domain-containing protein produces MSLARLHRRLVSAMALAALAAYAAGDGVTLPVAAAAVALAVSFVWLPDARAGAWIERTTRVGVLALFAWLVYGAFVLRQDFMPGVMGMLLFLVGAESLRPLEARNDMRLYSLTFALLIAATAFYPGLGFAAGFIAYVALAVLGMMVGYLRRESERFRGGAQVRVGRRFLWTTAALSLVTLGMSSTVFVFFPRLPRAWTMQGRRGAGDEVAGFSDRVSIGEFGGRIGSNPEVMFRVEFPDGPPADAQSIHWRGRSFNHFDGSTWSRGAFTAAGDLPPAAYAARWGGPFRRMRIFGGPPGTDVLFGPHPVLTVRPRSAIRPYRGRSGDVFYSGSDNPVYSIVSTAARPSDEQLRGTPDADGEALAEYLQLPALDPRVRRLADSLAAGKTARIDQVRAIADWLHDEFSYTLDLPASESEASLEGFLFRRRAGHCEYFSTALAVLLRTRGIPARNVNGFLGGEWNQNGRYLAVTGNDAHSWVEVWFDGWGWVPFDATPPDRGVVVGRGTAGSWLWPARMWVDGMEYRWYKWVMDYNMDRQLAVFQGIGSMFSGAETSTPGPSGATRRAPFRLGGRWTLVASAAALLTLLALIARRRRGTRLAPETRAYLGLRRAYVRAGWASRGGGDGPLAFAEQLAREGAPGADDAARAVDLYLRARFADPRDESARTDLADAAARAKSAVRRAGKRRRPAGV; encoded by the coding sequence ATGAGCCTCGCGCGCCTGCACCGCCGCCTGGTGAGCGCGATGGCGCTGGCCGCGCTCGCCGCCTACGCCGCGGGCGACGGGGTGACGCTCCCCGTCGCGGCGGCCGCCGTGGCGCTCGCCGTCTCCTTCGTCTGGCTGCCGGACGCACGCGCCGGCGCGTGGATCGAGCGGACGACGCGCGTCGGCGTGCTGGCGCTGTTCGCCTGGCTCGTCTACGGCGCGTTCGTGCTGCGGCAGGACTTCATGCCGGGCGTGATGGGGATGTTGCTCTTCCTGGTCGGCGCCGAGTCGCTGCGCCCGCTGGAGGCGCGCAACGACATGCGCCTGTACTCGCTCACCTTCGCGCTGCTGATCGCGGCGACGGCGTTCTATCCGGGCCTCGGCTTCGCCGCGGGGTTCATCGCCTACGTCGCCCTGGCGGTGCTGGGGATGATGGTGGGATATCTCCGCCGCGAGTCCGAGCGCTTCCGCGGCGGCGCGCAGGTGCGCGTGGGGCGCCGCTTCCTGTGGACCACCGCCGCGCTCTCGCTGGTGACGCTGGGGATGAGCTCGACGGTGTTCGTTTTCTTCCCCCGCCTGCCGCGCGCGTGGACCATGCAGGGGCGCCGCGGCGCGGGCGACGAGGTGGCGGGCTTCAGCGACCGCGTCTCCATCGGCGAGTTCGGCGGCCGCATCGGCTCCAACCCCGAGGTGATGTTCCGCGTCGAGTTCCCCGACGGCCCGCCGGCGGACGCGCAGTCCATCCACTGGCGCGGCCGCTCGTTCAACCACTTCGACGGGTCGACCTGGAGCCGCGGCGCCTTCACCGCCGCGGGCGACCTGCCGCCGGCCGCCTACGCCGCGCGCTGGGGCGGCCCCTTCCGGCGGATGCGCATCTTCGGCGGCCCGCCGGGGACGGACGTGCTCTTCGGCCCGCACCCGGTGCTCACCGTCCGCCCGCGCTCGGCCATCCGCCCCTACCGCGGCCGCTCGGGCGACGTCTTCTACTCCGGCTCCGACAACCCCGTCTACTCCATCGTCAGCACCGCCGCGCGGCCCAGCGACGAGCAGCTGCGCGGCACCCCCGACGCGGACGGCGAGGCGCTCGCCGAGTACCTCCAGCTCCCCGCCCTCGACCCGCGCGTGCGGCGGCTGGCGGACTCGCTGGCGGCGGGGAAGACGGCGCGCATCGACCAGGTGCGGGCGATCGCGGACTGGCTGCACGACGAGTTCAGCTACACGCTCGACCTCCCCGCGTCCGAGTCCGAGGCGAGCCTGGAAGGCTTTCTCTTCCGCCGCCGCGCGGGGCACTGCGAGTACTTCTCCACCGCGCTGGCGGTGCTGCTGCGGACGCGGGGGATTCCCGCGCGGAACGTGAACGGCTTCCTGGGCGGGGAGTGGAACCAGAACGGGCGCTACCTGGCCGTCACCGGCAACGACGCGCACTCGTGGGTGGAGGTGTGGTTCGACGGGTGGGGATGGGTGCCGTTCGACGCCACGCCGCCGGACCGCGGCGTCGTGGTCGGCCGGGGGACGGCGGGATCGTGGCTGTGGCCCGCGCGGATGTGGGTGGACGGGATGGAGTACCGCTGGTACAAGTGGGTGATGGACTACAACATGGACCGCCAGCTCGCCGTCTTCCAGGGGATCGGCTCCATGTTCTCCGGCGCGGAGACGTCCACGCCGGGTCCGTCCGGCGCCACCCGCCGCGCACCGTTCCGCCTCGGTGGCCGATGGACGCTGGTCGCGTCCGCCGCCGCGCTGCTCACGCTCCTCGCATTGATCGCGCGACGGCGGCGGGGGACGCGGCTCGCGCCCGAAACGCGCGCCTACCTCGGCCTGCGCCGCGCCTACGTCCGCGCCGGCTGGGCCTCGCGCGGTGGCGGTGATGGGCCCCTCGCGTTCGCCGAGCAGTTGGCGCGCGAGGGAGCCCCCGGTGCGGACGACGCCGCCCGCGCCGTGGACCTCTACCTCCGCGCCCGCTTCGCCGACCCGCGCGACGAGTCCGCGCGCACGGATCTCGCCGATGCCGCCGCCCGCGCGAAGTCCGCCGTCCGCCGCGCGGGAAAGCGAAGGCGGCCCGCAGGTGTCTGA